In one window of Archangium lipolyticum DNA:
- a CDS encoding competence/damage-inducible protein A: MEPTGAAAVIIGNEVLTAKVVDANGPHLIRRLREVGIPLRTLEIVPDEVDIIVEAVARARMRAKYVFTSGGIGPTHDDVTVRAVALAMGRRVVRLPEMVELIRERAMDKLTAEALRLADAPEGAVLIPQPGSWYPVLTVEDVFMLPGVPQLFRTQLDAVLARLSGTPVHLRMLYLNLGESTVAAVLDRVALDMPHVAIGSYPMFDRSLDYVVKVTVESVEKGAVEEALARLQAGLPEGSVVRME, translated from the coding sequence ATGGAGCCCACCGGCGCGGCGGCGGTCATCATCGGCAACGAGGTCCTCACGGCGAAGGTGGTGGACGCGAATGGTCCCCACCTCATCCGGCGTCTGCGCGAGGTGGGGATTCCCCTGCGCACCCTGGAGATCGTCCCCGACGAGGTGGACATCATCGTGGAAGCGGTGGCGCGGGCGCGGATGCGGGCGAAGTACGTCTTCACCAGCGGAGGCATCGGCCCCACGCACGATGACGTGACGGTGCGGGCGGTGGCGCTGGCGATGGGGCGCAGGGTGGTGCGGCTGCCGGAGATGGTGGAGCTCATCCGCGAGAGGGCGATGGACAAGCTGACGGCCGAGGCGCTGCGGCTGGCGGACGCCCCCGAGGGCGCGGTGCTGATTCCCCAGCCGGGCAGCTGGTACCCGGTGCTGACGGTGGAGGACGTCTTCATGCTGCCCGGGGTGCCGCAGCTCTTCCGCACGCAGCTGGACGCGGTGCTGGCGCGGCTGAGCGGCACGCCGGTGCACCTGCGGATGCTGTACCTCAACCTGGGCGAGAGCACGGTGGCGGCGGTGCTGGACCGCGTGGCGCTGGACATGCCGCACGTGGCCATCGGCTCGTACCCGATGTTCGACCGCTCGCTGGACTACGTGGTGAAGGTGACGGTGGAGAGCGTGGAGAAGGGCGCCGTGGAGGAGGCCCTGGCCCGGCTCCAGGCGGGGTTGCCCGAGGGCTCGGTGGTCCGCATGGAGTAG
- a CDS encoding cyclic nucleotide-binding domain-containing protein has translation MSDTPRPNEDAVVPLSSNQEPEVVLSDYEALAESWGRKGWLLRAVALCRFILRLEPGHEPTRRLLAELDARRMDVSGGAGASAPAVEEGPARACLFSRLGEREFLSVLEALELRDFLPGETIVEEGQPGNSLFAIVEGSVEVVRSPQSGRRRTVAFLGEGDFFGEMSLLSDVPRLASVRAFERTAVLELTRERLDRIIQRHPSVEEVLRSFHRERLLDDVLRSNPIFRLLTPPARDALARDFQLCSRPAGTRLLEQGQAVDGLYVLLRGRCQVRHHHEDGRESPLRTLGEGDVFGEISLMLGLPATATVLADTPCLLLRLDWGSCERNLFDQPGVCEALSRMGNERLLSSAGLLFESVPRGGTSRA, from the coding sequence ATGTCAGACACACCGAGGCCGAACGAAGACGCGGTTGTCCCACTCTCCTCCAACCAGGAGCCGGAAGTGGTGCTCTCCGACTACGAGGCACTGGCGGAGTCCTGGGGCCGGAAGGGCTGGCTGTTGCGCGCCGTCGCCCTGTGCAGGTTCATCCTCCGGCTCGAGCCGGGTCATGAGCCGACGCGGCGGCTGCTGGCGGAGCTCGACGCCCGGCGGATGGACGTGTCGGGAGGAGCGGGGGCGTCGGCGCCAGCCGTCGAGGAGGGGCCCGCGCGCGCCTGCCTGTTCTCGCGGCTCGGCGAGCGGGAGTTCCTCTCGGTGCTGGAGGCCCTGGAGCTGCGGGACTTCCTGCCGGGAGAGACGATCGTCGAGGAGGGGCAGCCGGGCAACTCCCTGTTCGCCATCGTGGAGGGGAGCGTGGAGGTGGTGAGGAGCCCGCAGTCGGGAAGGCGGCGCACGGTGGCCTTCCTGGGCGAGGGCGACTTCTTCGGGGAGATGTCGCTGCTCTCCGACGTGCCGAGGCTCGCGAGTGTCAGGGCCTTCGAGCGCACGGCGGTGTTGGAGCTGACGCGCGAGCGGTTGGATCGGATCATCCAGCGGCACCCCTCCGTGGAGGAGGTGTTGCGCTCCTTCCACCGCGAGCGCCTGCTGGACGACGTGCTGCGCTCCAATCCGATCTTCCGGCTGCTCACGCCCCCGGCGAGGGACGCCCTGGCCCGTGACTTCCAGCTGTGCTCCAGGCCCGCGGGGACGCGCCTGCTCGAGCAGGGGCAGGCGGTGGATGGCCTGTACGTGCTGCTGCGGGGGCGGTGCCAGGTGCGGCACCATCACGAGGACGGGAGGGAGAGCCCCCTGCGCACCCTGGGAGAGGGCGACGTGTTCGGGGAGATCTCCCTGATGCTCGGCCTGCCGGCCACCGCGACCGTGCTCGCGGACACGCCCTGCCTGCTGCTGCGGCTGGACTGGGGGAGCTGCGAGCGGAACCTCTTCGACCAGCCCGGGGTGTGCGAGGCGCTCTCGCGGATGGGCAATGAGCGCCTCCTGAGCTCCGCCGGGCTGCTCTTCGAGTCCGTGCCGCGCGGTGGGACCTCGCGCGCCTGA
- the thrC gene encoding threonine synthase produces the protein MSDFHAEYACSEGCGFRASLLEIVYRCPRCQGLLEVAHDVEALRTVPAAEWRRRFEQRFGSSRLPYASGVWGKHEWVYPRMPAEDIVSLGEGRVPLKPLPRMAAELGLASLDLKECGVSPTGSFKDWGMTVLVSAVKHMRSRGVPIRAVACASTGDTSAALSAYCAAAGIPSVVFLPKDKVSLSQLVQPVANGARVLSLDTDFDGCMKLVQQVTRDSGLYLANSMNSLRIEGQKVVAIELCQDLGWEPPDWVVIPGGNLGNASALGKGFELLHALGIISRRPRIAVAQAQRANPLVRSFRGGFQELVPMKAERTLASAIQIGDPVSFRRAVRILKAFDGVVEDATESELANAAARADREGTFTCPHTGVALAALEKLVAQGVIARGAKVAVVSTAHGLKFPDFKVGYHRGTLADVTSRFANPPVELPADLDAVREALADL, from the coding sequence ATGTCTGACTTCCACGCCGAGTACGCATGCAGTGAAGGGTGCGGTTTCCGCGCCTCGCTGCTGGAGATCGTCTACCGCTGTCCGCGCTGCCAGGGGTTGCTGGAGGTGGCGCACGACGTGGAGGCGCTGCGCACGGTGCCGGCGGCGGAGTGGCGGCGCCGCTTCGAGCAGCGCTTCGGGTCCTCGCGGCTGCCGTACGCCTCGGGAGTCTGGGGCAAGCACGAGTGGGTGTATCCGCGGATGCCGGCGGAGGACATCGTCTCGCTGGGAGAGGGGCGGGTGCCACTCAAGCCGCTGCCTCGCATGGCGGCGGAGCTGGGGCTGGCGAGCCTGGATCTGAAGGAGTGCGGCGTCTCGCCGACGGGCAGCTTCAAGGACTGGGGGATGACGGTCCTGGTGTCCGCGGTGAAGCACATGCGCTCGCGCGGGGTGCCCATCCGTGCGGTGGCGTGCGCGTCGACGGGGGACACCTCGGCGGCGCTGTCGGCCTACTGCGCGGCGGCGGGGATTCCCTCGGTGGTGTTCCTGCCGAAGGACAAGGTGTCGCTGTCGCAGCTGGTGCAGCCCGTGGCCAACGGGGCGCGGGTGCTGTCGCTGGACACGGACTTCGACGGCTGCATGAAGCTGGTGCAGCAGGTGACGCGGGACTCGGGCCTGTACCTGGCCAACTCGATGAACTCGCTGCGCATCGAGGGGCAGAAGGTGGTGGCCATCGAGCTGTGCCAGGACCTGGGTTGGGAGCCGCCGGACTGGGTGGTGATCCCGGGCGGCAACCTGGGCAACGCGAGCGCGCTGGGCAAGGGCTTCGAGCTGCTGCACGCGCTGGGCATCATCTCCCGGAGGCCGAGGATCGCGGTGGCGCAGGCACAGCGGGCCAACCCGCTGGTGCGGTCCTTCCGCGGGGGCTTCCAGGAACTGGTGCCGATGAAGGCCGAGCGCACGCTGGCGTCGGCGATCCAGATCGGCGATCCGGTGTCCTTCCGGCGCGCGGTGCGGATTCTGAAGGCCTTCGACGGGGTGGTGGAGGACGCCACGGAGTCCGAGCTGGCCAACGCGGCGGCGCGGGCGGATCGGGAGGGCACCTTCACGTGTCCGCACACCGGTGTGGCGCTGGCCGCGCTGGAGAAGCTGGTGGCCCAGGGGGTCATCGCCCGGGGCGCGAAGGTGGCGGTGGTGTCCACTGCGCACGGGCTGAAGTTCCCGGACTTCAAGGTGGGCTACCACCGGGGGACGCTGGCGGACGTCACGAGCCGGTTCGCGAATCCTCCGGTGGAGCTGCCCGCGGACCTGGACGCGGTCCGCGAGGCCCTGGCCGACCTCTGA
- the tmk gene encoding dTMP kinase yields the protein MSRARKPARSGRLIVLEGLDGAGTTTQVERLAAALRAEGQSVLTTREPSDGPVGVLIRQALTGRVILPGAGGPQPLAQETLALLYAADRTDHLRSRVLPALEAGQLVLSDRSVLSSLAYQGASLPMDWVESLNAYAVPADLTLFVEVPITVAARRRAARGGPEELFDAEEKQRRISRQYEAAIRLRGKREHVVRIDGDQPVEAVTAECLAQVRKLLGRKPGRAAVR from the coding sequence GTGAGTCGCGCCCGGAAGCCCGCGCGGAGCGGGCGTCTCATCGTCCTGGAAGGATTGGATGGCGCTGGCACCACCACGCAGGTGGAGCGGCTCGCGGCGGCGCTGCGGGCCGAGGGCCAGTCCGTCCTCACCACGCGCGAGCCCTCGGACGGCCCGGTGGGGGTGCTCATCCGCCAGGCGCTGACGGGGCGGGTGATATTGCCCGGAGCCGGAGGCCCCCAGCCGCTGGCCCAGGAGACGCTGGCGCTGCTGTACGCGGCGGACCGGACGGATCACCTGCGGTCCCGGGTGCTGCCGGCGCTGGAGGCGGGGCAGCTGGTGCTCAGTGACAGGTCGGTGCTCTCGTCCCTGGCGTACCAGGGGGCCTCCCTGCCCATGGACTGGGTGGAGAGCCTCAACGCGTACGCGGTGCCGGCGGACCTGACGCTCTTCGTCGAGGTGCCCATCACGGTGGCGGCGCGGCGGAGGGCGGCGCGAGGCGGGCCGGAGGAGCTCTTCGACGCGGAGGAGAAGCAGCGGCGGATCTCCCGGCAGTACGAGGCGGCCATCCGCCTGCGTGGCAAGCGCGAGCACGTGGTGCGCATCGACGGGGACCAGCCGGTGGAGGCGGTGACGGCCGAGTGTCTGGCACAGGTGCGTAAGCTGCTCGGACGCAAGCCCGGACGCGCGGCGGTGCGGTAG